In Bacteroidota bacterium, a single genomic region encodes these proteins:
- the tuf gene encoding elongation factor Tu, with amino-acid sequence MAKEKFDRSKPHVNIGTIGHVDHGKTTLTAAITTVLAEKGLSEVRDFSSIDNAPEEKERGITINTSHVEYQTQNRHYAHVDCPGHADYVKNMVTGAAQMDGAILVVAATDGPMPQTREHILLARQVGVPKIVVFMNKVDMVDDAELLDLVEMEIRELLTFYQFDGNNTPIIRGSALGGLNKEPKWMEKIMELMDAVDNFIPIPPREVEKPFLMPVEDVFSITGRGTVATGRIETGVVNSGEEVEIMGMQVERLKSVVTGVEMFRKLLDRGEAGDNVGLLLRGIDKKDIRRGMVIAKPGSITPHTDFKAEIYVLKKEEGGRHTPFHNKYRPQFYLRTTDVTGEIELPAGREMVMPGDNVTITVKLIMPVAMDKGLRFAIREGGRTVGAGQVVEVIK; translated from the coding sequence ATGGCTAAAGAAAAATTCGACCGTTCCAAACCACACGTTAACATTGGAACCATCGGTCACGTTGACCACGGTAAAACTACACTTACTGCAGCAATCACTACAGTTTTAGCTGAAAAGGGATTGTCTGAAGTAAGAGATTTCTCTTCAATTGATAACGCTCCTGAAGAAAAAGAAAGAGGTATTACAATCAATACTTCTCACGTTGAATACCAAACACAAAACCGTCACTATGCTCACGTTGACTGCCCAGGTCACGCGGATTATGTGAAGAACATGGTTACTGGTGCGGCTCAAATGGACGGTGCAATCCTTGTGGTTGCAGCTACTGACGGACCGATGCCTCAAACACGTGAACACATTCTTTTGGCTCGCCAGGTTGGTGTACCTAAAATTGTTGTGTTTATGAATAAAGTGGATATGGTGGATGATGCTGAGTTACTTGACTTAGTTGAAATGGAAATCCGCGAATTGTTGACATTCTATCAATTTGATGGAAACAACACTCCAATTATCCGTGGTTCTGCTTTAGGTGGTTTGAACAAAGAGCCTAAATGGATGGAAAAAATCATGGAATTGATGGATGCTGTTGATAACTTCATTCCAATCCCGCCAAGAGAAGTTGAAAAGCCTTTCTTGATGCCTGTTGAGGATGTGTTCTCTATTACCGGTCGTGGAACTGTTGCTACAGGTCGTATCGAAACTGGTGTTGTTAACTCTGGTGAGGAAGTTGAAATCATGGGTATGCAAGTGGAGCGTTTAAAATCAGTTGTTACAGGTGTTGAAATGTTCCGTAAATTATTGGATCGTGGAGAAGCTGGTGATAACGTAGGTTTATTACTTCGTGGTATCGATAAAAAAGATATCCGCAGAGGTATGGTTATCGCTAAACCGGGTTCAATTACCCCGCACACTGATTTCAAAGCTGAAATCTATGTATTGAAAAAAGAAGAAGGTGGACGTCACACTCCATTCCATAACAAATACCGTCCTCAGTTTTACTTGCGTACAACTGACGTAACTGGAGAAATCGAGTTACCAGCAGGACGCGAAATGGTTATGCCTGGCGATAACGTAACTATTACAGTTAAGTTGATTATGCCGGTAGCTATGGACAAAGGCTTACGTTTCGCTATCCGTGAGGGTGGAAGAACAGTAGGTGCTGGTCAAGTGGTTGAAGTAATTAAATAA
- the secE gene encoding preprotein translocase subunit SecE, with the protein MNKIKAYFQETSQELFTKVSWPTWAELQSSAIIVMVASLIIAIIILAMDSSFRLIMENLYKLTR; encoded by the coding sequence GTGAATAAAATAAAAGCATATTTTCAGGAAACAAGTCAAGAGCTCTTTACAAAAGTATCTTGGCCAACCTGGGCAGAATTGCAAAGCAGCGCAATCATTGTGATGGTAGCATCATTAATTATTGCCATCATTATTTTAGCAATGGATTCAAGCTTCCGTTTAATTATGGAGAACCTATATAAATTGACGCGATAA
- the nusG gene encoding transcription termination/antitermination factor NusG produces MATAPAEQVKKWYVVRAISGKEKKIKQYIEVEINRIGMGDYVSQILIPTEKIYQIRNGKKISKERPYFGGYILIEAALIGEIPHTIKNVTGVIGFLGDKNGDPVPLRMNEVNRILGNVDELADKDEELNIPFIVGETVKVVDGPFNSFSGVIEEINEEKKKLKVMVKIFGRKTPLELGYLQVEKE; encoded by the coding sequence ATGGCAACAGCACCTGCAGAACAAGTTAAAAAGTGGTATGTTGTCCGAGCTATCAGTGGCAAGGAAAAAAAGATTAAGCAATACATTGAGGTGGAAATCAATCGTATTGGAATGGGCGATTACGTATCGCAAATTTTAATTCCAACTGAAAAGATTTATCAAATCAGAAATGGAAAAAAAATCAGTAAAGAACGCCCGTATTTTGGCGGATATATTCTGATTGAGGCAGCTTTGATTGGGGAGATTCCACACACGATTAAAAACGTTACCGGAGTAATTGGATTTTTGGGTGATAAAAATGGGGATCCGGTTCCTTTAAGAATGAATGAAGTTAACCGCATTTTAGGTAATGTGGACGAATTAGCCGATAAAGACGAAGAATTGAATATTCCTTTTATTGTTGGTGAAACAGTAAAAGTAGTAGATGGTCCTTTCAATAGCTTTAGCGGGGTAATCGAAGAAATAAACGAAGAGAAGAAGAAGTTGAAAGTAATGGTGAAAATCTTCGGTCGCAAAACGCCTTTGGAATTAGGCTATTTGCAAGTTGAAAAAGAGTAA
- the rplK gene encoding 50S ribosomal protein L11, with product MAKEVTGFIKLQVKGGAANPSPPIGPALGSKGVNIMEFCKQFNGRTQDQAGKVLPVIITVYSDKSFDFIIKTPPVAVQLIDASKIKGGSAEPNRKKVGTVTWAQVKDIAQIKMPDLNCFTIESAMSMVAGTARSMGLTVTGESPLKK from the coding sequence ATGGCAAAAGAAGTAACTGGCTTTATTAAGCTACAAGTAAAAGGTGGTGCTGCAAATCCTTCACCTCCCATCGGTCCTGCATTAGGTTCCAAAGGGGTGAACATTATGGAGTTTTGCAAGCAATTCAATGGCAGAACGCAAGATCAAGCAGGAAAAGTATTACCTGTAATCATTACCGTATATTCTGATAAGTCGTTCGACTTTATCATCAAAACTCCTCCCGTTGCAGTGCAACTGATTGATGCCTCTAAAATAAAAGGCGGGTCAGCTGAACCTAACCGTAAAAAAGTGGGTACTGTAACCTGGGCGCAAGTAAAAGACATTGCTCAAATTAAAATGCCCGATTTAAATTGTTTTACAATCGAATCAGCAATGAGCATGGTGGCTGGAACTGCCCGTAGTATGGGATTAACCGTTACCGGAGAGAGTCCTTTAAAAAAATAA
- a CDS encoding 50S ribosomal protein L1 — protein MAKISKKRKAILGKVDANKSYQLAEAAALVKEVSTTKFDSSVDLAVRLGVDPRKANQMVRGIVSLPHGTGKTVRVLVLCTPDKEAEAKAAGADHVGLDDYIAKIKAGWTDIDVIITMPSVMGKVGALGKVLGPRGLMPNPKTGTVTLEVGKAVTEVKAGKIDFKVDKAGIVHASIGKVSFDSKKIAENANELLQTIGKLKPSSAKGVYVKSISMSSTMSPGIAIDTKAVSL, from the coding sequence ATGGCAAAAATATCTAAAAAAAGAAAAGCAATCCTGGGCAAAGTGGATGCTAACAAGTCATATCAATTGGCTGAAGCAGCTGCCCTGGTTAAAGAAGTAAGTACTACTAAATTCGATTCGTCAGTTGATTTGGCTGTCCGTTTAGGAGTAGATCCCCGCAAAGCCAATCAAATGGTTCGTGGTATAGTTTCCTTACCACATGGTACCGGAAAAACAGTACGCGTATTAGTGCTTTGTACTCCCGATAAAGAAGCTGAAGCAAAAGCTGCAGGTGCTGACCACGTTGGATTGGACGATTATATCGCAAAAATTAAAGCAGGCTGGACAGATATCGATGTAATTATTACTATGCCAAGTGTTATGGGTAAAGTAGGTGCTTTAGGAAAAGTTTTAGGTCCTCGTGGTTTAATGCCGAATCCTAAAACCGGAACAGTTACACTGGAAGTTGGTAAAGCGGTTACGGAAGTAAAAGCAGGTAAAATCGACTTTAAGGTTGACAAAGCCGGTATCGTGCATGCTTCAATTGGTAAAGTTAGTTTCGACAGCAAAAAGATTGCAGAAAACGCAAACGAATTGTTGCAAACTATCGGAAAATTGAAACCATCTAGTGCTAAAGGAGTGTACGTAAAAAGTATCTCTATGTCCAGCACAATGAGTCCCGGTATTGCTATCGATACTAAAGCAGTTAGTTTATAA
- a CDS encoding 50S ribosomal protein L10 yields MKKSEKNEMIDSLVEKLNNNSNFYLTDISGLTVEKTNALRRKCFENQISLHVVKNTLLQKAMEKTDKDFSELFPILKGSTSVMFCEVANAPAKLIKAFRKEPTDKPVLKGAFVSESVYIGNNQLGALADIKSKEEVIGEIISLLQSPAKNVISALKSSGGKLAGIVKTLSERPE; encoded by the coding sequence ATGAAAAAGTCAGAAAAAAATGAAATGATTGATAGTTTGGTTGAGAAACTAAACAACAATTCAAATTTTTATTTAACCGATATATCTGGTTTAACCGTTGAAAAAACAAATGCTTTGCGCAGAAAATGCTTCGAAAATCAAATTTCGTTACATGTGGTGAAAAACACCTTGTTGCAAAAAGCAATGGAGAAAACAGATAAAGATTTCTCTGAATTGTTCCCCATCTTAAAAGGGTCCACTTCAGTTATGTTTTGCGAAGTTGCAAATGCTCCTGCAAAACTTATTAAAGCCTTCAGAAAAGAACCAACGGATAAACCGGTATTGAAAGGTGCTTTCGTAAGCGAAAGCGTGTATATCGGAAACAATCAATTGGGCGCTTTGGCGGATATCAAGTCCAAAGAAGAAGTTATTGGCGAAATTATCAGCTTGTTGCAATCGCCTGCTAAAAATGTTATTTCTGCACTTAAATCAAGCGGAGGTAAATTGGCAGGTATCGTTAAAACATTGTCGGAACGCCCTGAATAA
- the rplL gene encoding 50S ribosomal protein L7/L12 yields MADLKAFAEQLVNLTVKEVNELATILKDEYGIEPAAAAAVMAAPAAGGAAAAEKTTFDVILKASGANKLAVVKLVKDLTGLGLKEAKDLVDGAPKPIKEGVSKEDAENLKTQLTEAGAEVEVK; encoded by the coding sequence ATGGCAGATTTAAAAGCTTTTGCAGAACAGTTAGTTAACCTAACAGTAAAAGAAGTAAACGAATTAGCAACTATCTTAAAAGATGAGTATGGTATCGAACCAGCAGCAGCAGCAGCAGTAATGGCAGCACCTGCAGCAGGTGGAGCAGCAGCAGCTGAAAAAACTACTTTCGATGTAATTTTGAAAGCTAGCGGTGCTAATAAATTAGCAGTTGTTAAATTGGTGAAAGACTTAACTGGTCTTGGCTTGAAAGAAGCTAAAGATTTAGTTGACGGAGCTCCAAAACCAATTAAAGAAGGTGTTTCGAAAGAAGACGCTGAAAACTTAAAAACTCAATTAACAGAAGCTGGAGCTGAAGTTGAAGTTAAATAA
- the rpoB gene encoding DNA-directed RNA polymerase subunit beta, giving the protein MATNKKSQRISFSSLKNQIPYPDFLDIQLKSFQDFFQLETTPENRQDEGLFKVFSENFPISDARNNFVLEFIDYFVDPPRYSIEECIERGLTYSVPLKAKLKLYCTDPEHEDFETIVQDVYLGTIPYMTPKGTFVINGAERVIVSQLHRSPGVFFGQSRHANGTKLYSARVIPFKGSWIEFATDINSVMYAYIDRKKKLPVTTLLRAIGYESDKDILEIFNLADEMKVSKSGIKAAIGRKLAARVLKTWVEDFVDEDTGEVVSIERNEVIIDRETVIDKDHLDLILDANVKSIILHKESVNSADYAIIYNTLQKDTSNSEKEAVEHIYRQLRNAEPPDEETARGIIDKLFFSDKRYDLGEVGRFRINKKLKMDTPDDVKVLTKQDIIAIIKYLIELINSKADVDDIDHLSNRRVRTVGEQLYSQFGVGLSRMARTIRERMNVRDNEVFTPTDLINAKTLSSVINSFFGTNQLSQFMDQTNPLAEITHKRRLSALGPGGLSRERAGFEVRDVHYTHYGRLCTIETPEGPNIGLISSLCVFAKINRLGFIETPYRELKDGKVNFNLEPVYLSAEQEHGKTIAQAIADIDDKGNLHAVRVKARFEGDFPVVDPNQVDLMDVAPNQIASIAASLIPFLEHDDANRALMGSNMQRQAVPLLRPEAPIVGTGLEPLVAKDSRVLINAEGTGVVEYVDANEIVIRYNRTENDRLVSFDDDTKSYKLTKFRKTNQNTCINLKPIVAKGEKVSKGQVLCEGYATQNGELALGRNLKVAFMPWKGYNFEDAIVISERVVREDIFTSVHVDEYTLEVRDTKRGLEELTADIPNVSEEATKDLDGNGLIRVGAEVKEGDILIGKITPKGETDPSPEEKLLRAIFGDKAGDVKDASLKAPPSLRGVVIDKKLFSRVIKDRKTKADEKPLLNKIDEEMNKEVTVLKTKLVDKLFALTNGKTSQGVMNNYKEVQIPKGTKFSQKVLTGIEYANINPSKWTTDKDTNELIKVLVHNYTIKANDILGAYKRRKFALTVGDELPAGIVQLAKIYIAKKRKLKVGDKMAGRHGNKGIVARIVRDEDMPFLDDGTPVDIVLNPLGVPSRMNLGQIYETVLAWAGEKLGERYFTPIFDGATLEDIDSITDKAGLPRFGRTFLTDGGTGEKFDQPATVGIIYMLKLGHMVDDKMHARSIGPYSLITQQPLGGKAQFGGQRFGEMEVWALEAFGAANILQEILTIKSDDVIGRAKAYEAIVKGDPMPTPGIPESFNVLLHELRGLGLNITLD; this is encoded by the coding sequence TTGGCAACAAATAAAAAATCTCAAAGAATAAGTTTTTCTTCACTGAAAAATCAGATACCTTATCCTGATTTTTTGGATATACAGCTGAAATCATTTCAGGATTTTTTCCAGTTAGAAACTACACCCGAAAACCGTCAGGACGAAGGGTTGTTTAAAGTATTCTCTGAAAATTTTCCGATTTCGGATGCACGAAATAATTTCGTGTTGGAGTTCATCGATTATTTCGTTGATCCTCCCCGCTATTCCATCGAAGAGTGTATTGAACGCGGATTAACTTACAGCGTTCCACTAAAGGCGAAGTTAAAATTATACTGTACCGACCCGGAGCACGAGGATTTCGAAACCATCGTGCAAGATGTGTATTTGGGAACAATCCCATACATGACTCCGAAAGGTACTTTCGTTATCAATGGTGCTGAACGCGTAATTGTTTCTCAATTGCACCGTTCGCCCGGAGTATTTTTTGGTCAAAGCCGCCACGCCAATGGAACCAAACTTTATTCTGCCAGAGTAATTCCATTTAAGGGTTCTTGGATTGAATTTGCTACGGATATCAACTCTGTGATGTATGCCTACATCGACCGAAAGAAAAAACTTCCGGTAACAACATTGTTGCGTGCCATCGGATACGAAAGCGATAAGGATATTCTCGAAATATTCAACCTTGCCGACGAAATGAAGGTGAGCAAATCAGGTATTAAAGCCGCAATCGGCCGCAAATTGGCTGCTCGTGTGTTGAAAACCTGGGTGGAAGATTTCGTGGATGAAGATACCGGTGAAGTTGTTTCAATCGAGCGTAACGAGGTAATCATCGACCGCGAAACGGTTATCGATAAAGACCACTTGGATCTTATCCTTGATGCCAATGTAAAGTCAATTATTTTGCATAAGGAATCAGTTAACTCTGCCGACTATGCAATCATTTATAATACCCTTCAAAAGGATACTTCAAACTCCGAAAAGGAAGCGGTAGAACACATCTACCGTCAGTTGCGTAACGCTGAACCACCGGATGAAGAAACCGCGCGTGGTATTATCGATAAATTATTCTTCTCCGATAAACGTTATGATTTAGGTGAAGTAGGTCGTTTCCGTATCAACAAAAAGTTGAAAATGGATACTCCGGATGATGTGAAAGTGTTAACCAAACAAGACATCATCGCCATCATCAAGTATTTGATTGAGCTAATCAACTCGAAGGCTGATGTGGATGATATCGATCACTTGAGTAACCGTCGTGTACGTACTGTTGGGGAACAATTGTATTCACAGTTCGGAGTAGGTCTTTCTCGTATGGCGCGAACCATCCGTGAGCGTATGAACGTAAGAGATAATGAGGTGTTTACACCTACTGATTTGATTAATGCTAAAACATTATCATCAGTTATTAACTCTTTCTTCGGAACCAACCAATTATCACAGTTCATGGATCAAACCAATCCATTGGCTGAGATTACACATAAGCGTAGATTGTCGGCACTCGGGCCAGGTGGTTTGAGTCGTGAACGCGCCGGATTTGAGGTGCGTGACGTGCATTACACCCACTACGGGCGTTTGTGTACTATCGAAACTCCAGAGGGACCAAACATTGGTTTGATTTCTTCACTTTGTGTATTCGCTAAAATTAATCGTTTAGGATTTATTGAAACTCCTTACCGCGAATTAAAAGACGGTAAAGTGAATTTCAACTTAGAGCCGGTGTACTTAAGCGCTGAACAAGAACACGGAAAAACAATTGCGCAAGCGATTGCTGATATCGACGACAAAGGAAACCTGCATGCAGTGCGTGTGAAAGCACGTTTTGAAGGAGATTTTCCAGTGGTTGACCCGAATCAAGTGGATTTGATGGACGTTGCTCCAAATCAAATTGCTTCGATTGCAGCTTCTTTGATTCCTTTCTTAGAGCATGATGATGCTAACCGTGCCCTGATGGGTTCGAACATGCAACGTCAGGCAGTTCCATTGTTGCGCCCTGAAGCGCCAATCGTGGGAACAGGTTTGGAGCCTTTAGTTGCGAAAGATTCTCGTGTGTTGATTAATGCCGAAGGTACCGGTGTGGTAGAATATGTGGATGCAAATGAAATTGTTATCCGTTACAACCGCACTGAAAATGACCGTTTGGTAAGTTTTGATGACGATACAAAATCATACAAACTCACTAAATTCCGCAAAACCAACCAAAATACCTGTATCAACTTAAAGCCAATTGTGGCCAAAGGGGAGAAGGTAAGCAAAGGACAAGTTTTGTGTGAAGGATATGCGACTCAAAATGGTGAGTTAGCACTTGGACGTAACTTAAAAGTGGCTTTCATGCCATGGAAAGGTTACAACTTCGAGGATGCTATCGTTATCAGTGAACGTGTAGTGCGTGAAGATATCTTCACATCCGTGCACGTGGATGAATATACCCTAGAAGTGCGTGATACAAAGCGCGGTTTAGAGGAATTAACTGCTGATATTCCTAACGTAAGCGAAGAAGCTACTAAAGATTTGGATGGAAATGGACTTATCCGCGTAGGTGCTGAGGTGAAAGAAGGGGATATTTTGATTGGAAAAATTACTCCTAAAGGAGAAACAGATCCTTCACCGGAAGAAAAATTATTACGAGCTATCTTTGGCGACAAAGCAGGCGATGTGAAAGATGCTTCGTTAAAGGCACCTCCCTCATTGCGTGGTGTGGTTATCGATAAAAAATTATTCTCTCGCGTAATCAAGGATCGCAAAACCAAAGCAGATGAGAAACCTTTGTTGAATAAAATCGACGAGGAAATGAACAAGGAAGTAACTGTTTTGAAAACCAAATTGGTAGATAAACTGTTTGCTTTAACCAATGGAAAAACCTCACAAGGTGTAATGAACAATTACAAGGAAGTGCAAATTCCAAAAGGTACTAAGTTCTCTCAAAAAGTGTTGACAGGAATTGAGTATGCTAACATCAATCCATCAAAATGGACAACTGATAAGGATACCAACGAATTGATAAAAGTATTGGTGCACAACTACACCATTAAGGCAAACGATATTTTAGGTGCTTACAAACGCCGCAAATTTGCTTTAACTGTTGGAGATGAGCTACCTGCAGGTATTGTTCAATTGGCTAAAATTTACATCGCTAAAAAACGTAAGTTGAAAGTGGGTGATAAGATGGCCGGACGTCACGGAAATAAAGGTATTGTAGCGCGTATCGTAAGAGACGAAGACATGCCATTCTTAGACGATGGAACACCGGTTGATATCGTGTTGAACCCGCTGGGTGTACCTTCTCGTATGAACTTAGGTCAGATTTATGAAACGGTATTGGCTTGGGCCGGCGAAAAATTGGGAGAACGCTACTTTACTCCAATTTTTGACGGTGCAACCTTAGAAGATATCGATTCAATTACCGACAAAGCCGGTTTACCGCGATTTGGACGTACTTTCTTGACCGATGGTGGTACTGGAGAGAAATTTGACCAGCCTGCAACGGTAGGTATCATTTACATGCTGAAATTAGGTCACATGGTGGATGATAAGATGCATGCGCGTTCAATCGGACCTTACTCGTTGATTACTCAACAACCTTTAGGTGGTAAGGCTCAATTCGGAGGTCAGCGTTTTGGTGAGATGGAGGTTTGGGCATTAGAAGCATTCGGTGCAGCTAATATCCTACAAGAAATCTTAACCATTAAATCAGATGACGTAATAGGACGTGCAAAAGCATACGAAGCCATTGTAAAAGGTGATCCAATGCCAACTCCCGGAATTCCGGAATCATTCAACGTATTGTTGCATGAATTAAGAGGCTTGGGCTTAAATATTACCTTGGATTAA